A region of Dioscorea cayenensis subsp. rotundata cultivar TDr96_F1 chromosome 5, TDr96_F1_v2_PseudoChromosome.rev07_lg8_w22 25.fasta, whole genome shotgun sequence DNA encodes the following proteins:
- the LOC120260184 gene encoding cyanidin 3-O-rutinoside 5-O-glucosyltransferase-like, with protein sequence MENQHVLIVTLGSQGQLNPARRLAVQLSRLSFSGRITLAIPLHFFRRLFPSSPPNQPQPLPGPPSPHQIFFSSFSDGCDDGFDPNTGDGHLFMVKFKKVGSQTLSTLIRNLSSQGHPVTGIIYTIILSWVPDIAGEFNIPSFFYWIQPASVFSIYYHYFTVFKDLTKTQLPGLPPLSSKDLPSLLSNPTSDPYLPDFELIFKTLNKTKTKVLVNSFTALESGVISSLSDKLELLTIGPLVDDDEDVSLYEHDDSDNYMQWLDSKEEGSIVYLSFGSLSVLSEKQVEEILKGLEESGRPFLWVLRKNNRGQGIDEKLIKKINYEERGKVVGWCSQVKVLKHSSVGCFVSHCGWNSMSEGLLAGVPMVMVPQWMDQMTNARLGEAEWRVGVRVEVEEDGMVTGEELRRCLEVVMGGEEISEGVEIRKRAAFWKDKALEALGQDDDDDDDGSSIPEDHLLFRFSVSDLSIPRLTATPLLFRLSISFSTSVSAAPSH encoded by the exons ATGGAAAACCAGCACGTTCTTATAGTAACCCTTGGTTCACAAGGCCAACTCAACCCTGCTCGCCGGCTCGCCGTCCAGCTTTCCCGGCTCTCCTTCTCCGGCCGCATCACCCTCGCCATCCCTCTCCACTTCTTCCGTCGtctcttcccttcttcccctcCAAACCAACCTCAACCTCTCCCCGGACCTCCTTCCCCTCACcaaatcttcttctcctctttctcCGACGGCTGTGACGACGGCTTCGACCCCAACACCGGCGACGGGCATCTCTTCATGGTCAAGTTCAAGAAAGTCGGCTCCCAGACTCTCTCCACCCTCATCCGTAACCTCTCCTCTCAGGGCCATCCCGTCACCGGAATCATCTACACTATTATCTTATCTTGGGTCCCTGACATCGCCGGAGAGTTCAACATCCCTTCCTTCTTCTACTGGATCCAACCGGCCTCCGTCTTCTCCATTTACTATCACTACTTCACTGTCTTCAAAGACCTCACCAAAACTCAACTCCCAGGCCTTCCACCATTATCCTCCAAAGACCTCCCTTCCCTTCTCTCCAATCCCACCTCCGACCCTTACCTTCCAGACTTTGAACTCATCTTCAAAACactaaacaaaaccaaaaccaaagtTCTAGTGAACAGCTTCACTGCTTTAGAGAGTGGAGTCATCTCCAGCCTTTCTGACAAGCTTGAGCTTCTCACTATTGGACCAttagttgatgatgatgaagatgtttcTCTGTATGAGCATGACGACTCAGATAATTACATGCAGTGGTTAGACTCCAAAGAAGAAGGGTCAATAGTTTACTTATCATTTGGGAGTCTATCAGTGTTGTCAGAGAAGCAAGTGGAGGAGATACTGAAAGGGTTGGAAGAGAGTGGGAGACCATTCCTTTGGGTGCTGAGGAAGAACAACAGAGGACAAGGCATTGATGAGAAGTTGATCAAGAAGATAAATTATGAGGAGAGGGGTAAGGTGGTGGGGTGGTGCTCACAAGTGAAAGTATTGAAACATAGTTCAGTGGGGTGTTTTGTGAGTCACTGTGGGTGGAACTCCATGTCTGAGGGATTGCTTGCCGGCGTACCTATGGTGATGGTGCCACAGTGGATGGACCAGATGACGAACGCGAGGTTGGGGGAGGCGGAGTGGAGGGTGGGAGTGAgggtggaggtggaggaggaTGGGATGGTGACAGGAGAGGAGTTGAGGAGGTGTTTGGAGGTTGTGATGGGCGGAGAGGAGATCAGTGAAGGAGTGGAGATTAGAAAAAGAGCTGCGTTTTGGAAGGACAAGGCTTTGGAGGCTCTCggacaagatgatgatgatgatgatgatggctCTTCT ATCCCAGAGGATCACCTTCTCTTCCGCTTCTCCGTCTCCGATTTGAGCATTCCCCGACTCACCGCCACTCCACTTCTCTTCCGGCTCTCGATCTCCTTCTCCACCTCCGTCTCTGCGGCACCATCTCACTAA
- the LOC120261710 gene encoding probable DNA replication complex GINS protein PSF3, whose translation MSGYYNINDILMEEEPMSVVFQVGANGVGLLDPGSDTNNVDKGAQVDLPFWLAHELYLRQAVSINVPAFFNQKTRNEIQADAACVDLRIRCPYFYELGCKTVPLIADKSIGPFLLHSFSSRYKEVLSRSHSTPSTAASKFLPRLTKEETQLFEAAQSSMASFKKWRVGGSRLEKASILGRKRKTTLPIDPPSP comes from the exons ATGTCAGGTTATTACAATATCAATGATATTCTTATGGAGGAGGAG CCCATGTCAGTAGTTTTCCAAGTTGGAGCAAATGGGGTTGGGTTGCTGGATCCTGGTTCAGATACAAATAAT GTTGATAAGGGTGCCCAAGTTGATCTCCCCTTTTGGCTTGCTCATGAGTTATACTTGAGGCAAGCAGTGTCAATAAATGTGCCTGCTTTCTTCAACCAAAA GACAAGAAATGAAATCCAGGCTGATGCAGCATGTGTGGATCTCAGGATTAGGTGTCCATACTTTTATGAGTTGGGATGCAAAACTGTTCCATT GATTGCGGACAAAAGCATCGGCCCATTCCTCCTGCACTCATTCAGCAGCAGGTACAAGGAGGTGCTGAGTAGGTCACACAGTACTCCTTCAACTGCCGCATCTAAATTCTTGCCCCGTCTCACAAAAGAAGAAACTCAGT TGTTTGAAGCTGCTCAGTCTTCAATGGCATCATTTAAGAAATGGAGAGTTGGTGGATCAAGGTTGGAGAAGGCATCCATTCTCGGCAGAAAGCGGAAAACAACCTTACCAATTGACCCTCCTTCCCCCTAA